The following are encoded in a window of Roseimicrobium gellanilyticum genomic DNA:
- a CDS encoding DUF2917 domain-containing protein: MNTSSLSLRASRPNFRTTVGGMLHRIGEALEKLWTLSGRVSLPGAVSTTEAAHLPRGMVFTLEKSDGVSRLELTQGRVWITGTPARGDTILGPGEAYEFGNCWPYVIEALEEAEFIASSTLTRGTVVTS; encoded by the coding sequence ATGAACACTTCCAGCCTATCCCTGCGTGCCTCCCGCCCGAACTTTCGGACCACGGTTGGAGGCATGCTTCATCGCATTGGCGAGGCGTTGGAGAAGCTATGGACATTGTCCGGGCGTGTGAGCCTGCCTGGAGCCGTAAGCACGACGGAGGCCGCACACCTGCCGCGCGGCATGGTGTTCACTCTAGAAAAATCGGATGGCGTTTCCCGATTGGAGCTGACACAAGGCAGGGTGTGGATCACTGGAACACCGGCGCGTGGAGATACCATCCTTGGCCCGGGTGAGGCGTATGAGTTTGGGAATTGCTGGCCCTATGTGATCGAAGCTCTGGAAGAGGCGGAGTTCATCGCCAGCAGTACGCTTACCAGGGGGACCGTGGTCACTTCTTGA
- a CDS encoding alanine/glycine:cation symporter family protein — translation MNTPPIFAVSQAFADGVSSFAGLLWGWPLIILLFGTHLFLTFRLGFIQRFIGRAIRLSVTKEEGAEGDVSNFGALVTALAATIGTGNIIGVAGAVAMGGPGAVLWMWLTGVFGIATKYTEALLAVKYRVKLANGTWAGGPMYVLERALGMKWLGILFAIFTCIAAFGIGCMTQANSVVSQIQQTLPDSNPQTVAWVSGIAMSALTAFVVLGGIKSIARFCEFLVPIMAAGYVLGCVAILIKNWAVLDDSIILIFKSAFTGQAALGGFVGAGLKEAMRAGIARGLFSNESGLGSAPIVAAAAQTRNPVRQALVSSTGTFWDTVVVCLATGLVIVSSGHWQEGLDKTQLTRAAFADLNVYGPSILTFGLLTFVFSTILGWNYYGEKAAEYLFGTRAVFPYRILWVLAVLVGSVHKDQLVWDFADIANAFMALPNIIALLALSGIAARETRANRHELTGKLAEENTR, via the coding sequence ATGAATACTCCGCCCATCTTTGCTGTTTCCCAGGCGTTTGCCGATGGCGTGTCCTCCTTCGCAGGTCTGTTGTGGGGCTGGCCCCTGATCATCCTGCTCTTTGGCACTCATCTCTTCCTCACGTTCCGCCTTGGATTCATACAGAGGTTTATCGGGCGAGCCATCAGGCTCTCCGTGACCAAGGAAGAAGGCGCGGAGGGTGATGTCAGCAATTTCGGAGCGCTCGTGACTGCTCTCGCTGCCACCATTGGCACTGGTAATATCATCGGAGTCGCCGGTGCCGTTGCCATGGGAGGTCCCGGAGCCGTCTTGTGGATGTGGCTCACCGGTGTCTTCGGCATTGCCACCAAATACACGGAGGCTCTTCTTGCCGTGAAATATCGCGTAAAACTCGCGAATGGCACCTGGGCAGGCGGCCCCATGTATGTCCTCGAAAGGGCGCTCGGCATGAAATGGCTCGGCATTCTCTTCGCCATCTTCACCTGCATCGCTGCGTTTGGTATCGGCTGCATGACCCAGGCGAACTCCGTCGTCTCCCAGATTCAGCAGACGCTTCCGGATTCCAATCCCCAGACCGTAGCTTGGGTTTCCGGCATTGCCATGAGCGCACTCACCGCCTTTGTCGTGCTGGGGGGCATCAAATCCATCGCCCGCTTCTGCGAATTTCTGGTGCCCATCATGGCGGCAGGATACGTGTTGGGATGCGTGGCCATCCTGATCAAAAACTGGGCCGTGCTGGATGACTCCATCATTCTCATCTTCAAATCTGCCTTTACCGGCCAGGCTGCTCTCGGTGGTTTTGTAGGTGCAGGATTAAAGGAAGCGATGCGGGCCGGGATAGCACGTGGGCTCTTCTCAAATGAATCCGGGCTCGGCAGCGCCCCCATTGTGGCCGCCGCCGCGCAAACCCGCAATCCAGTGCGCCAGGCCCTGGTTTCATCCACTGGCACCTTCTGGGATACGGTGGTCGTGTGCCTGGCGACAGGATTGGTGATTGTCAGCAGTGGTCACTGGCAGGAAGGCCTGGACAAGACGCAGCTCACACGTGCTGCCTTTGCGGACCTGAATGTCTACGGACCTTCCATCCTGACCTTTGGCCTCCTCACCTTTGTCTTCTCCACCATTCTGGGATGGAACTACTACGGGGAGAAGGCTGCCGAATACCTGTTTGGCACACGGGCAGTGTTTCCCTATCGCATCCTCTGGGTCCTTGCGGTGCTGGTCGGATCCGTGCACAAGGATCAGCTCGTGTGGGATTTTGCGGACATCGCCAATGCCTTCATGGCCTTGCCCAACATCATCGCTCTGCTGGCGCTGAGTGGCATCGCAGCACGTGAGACCCGGGCGAATCGCCATGAACTCACGGGGAAGCTGGCGGAGGAAAATACCCGGTAG
- a CDS encoding TetR/AcrR family transcriptional regulator: MNLDSDAGTATPRKARERERKVEDMLAAASRVFAQKGFHGASMDEIAKAAEYATGALYRYFPGKEALYVELVERRIASVLRFVQERIKEVKDPVEVLRRVISGQLESVRRDMSLLQIYFGERLETSLSADYWKRLEVQQERLLSLLADCVKAGQKKGMFQSGNPRHFAVALQGMLHGFYRDWIATRKSGRALEEESEFITNLCLRAVLKSPKS, from the coding sequence ATGAACTTGGATTCTGATGCCGGAACAGCCACTCCCCGTAAGGCGAGGGAGCGTGAGCGCAAGGTGGAGGACATGCTGGCCGCAGCGAGCCGGGTCTTTGCCCAGAAGGGATTTCATGGCGCCTCCATGGATGAGATCGCGAAGGCCGCGGAGTACGCGACGGGCGCCCTGTACCGCTATTTCCCGGGGAAAGAAGCCCTGTACGTGGAACTGGTGGAGCGCCGGATCGCGAGCGTGCTGCGGTTCGTTCAGGAGCGCATCAAGGAGGTGAAGGATCCGGTGGAAGTGCTTCGCCGAGTCATCTCCGGTCAGTTGGAGTCCGTGCGGCGCGACATGTCGCTCCTGCAGATTTATTTCGGCGAGCGCCTGGAGACAAGTTTGAGCGCCGACTATTGGAAGCGTCTTGAAGTGCAGCAGGAACGTCTGCTAAGCTTGCTGGCAGACTGTGTGAAAGCTGGACAGAAAAAGGGCATGTTCCAGTCAGGAAATCCCCGCCACTTCGCTGTGGCTCTACAGGGGATGCTTCACGGATTTTATCGCGACTGGATTGCCACACGCAAAAGCGGACGCGCACTCGAAGAAGAAAGCGAGTTCATCACCAATCTCTGCCTGAGGGCTGTCCTCAAATCTCCCAAGTCATGA
- a CDS encoding PLP-dependent aminotransferase family protein, translating to MADRLEGMIGSNSLRPGDRMPSVRQFARQQRVSVPTAMHAYATLETRGLVEARPKSGFFVRASKADLVRAPKIITSSPKVTDFSSLDPLDSIIAAHDNPNLVPLGMALPDPELLPGEKLARSMSSIARSLGARSTNYDMPPGSECLRRELARRSLDWGCALQPEEFIITNGCTEALSLALRAVCSPGDTVVVESPTYFGLTCILRELQLKALPIPVDSQNGLDLDALETCLRRNKVAACALIPNFHNPVGYVMPEDRKRRLLEIVGKRDIPVIEDDIYGELNHTGDRPRCLKAFDRDGLVVLCSSFSKNLAPGYRVGYVSAGRWHAKVMRLKIAYSLANATLPSLVISEYLRNGGYDRYLRTLRQTYRQQVERMREAVVHSFPEGIGLSRPQGNFVLWCELPPQVDSLVLFKQALRAGISIAPGPLFSPDGGFSNCLRLNCGYPMTPTVERAVTVLGQLAKQLARS from the coding sequence TTGGCCGATCGCCTGGAGGGAATGATCGGCTCGAATTCCCTTCGCCCCGGCGACCGCATGCCGTCTGTCCGCCAGTTTGCGCGACAGCAGCGTGTAAGCGTACCCACCGCCATGCACGCCTATGCCACACTGGAGACACGTGGTCTCGTGGAGGCACGACCGAAGTCAGGCTTCTTTGTGCGAGCGAGCAAGGCAGACCTCGTCCGCGCACCGAAGATCATCACCAGCTCTCCGAAGGTCACCGATTTCTCCAGTCTCGATCCGCTGGATTCCATCATCGCAGCGCATGACAATCCCAACCTCGTTCCCCTGGGCATGGCGCTGCCGGATCCTGAGTTGCTGCCGGGTGAGAAGCTCGCGCGCAGCATGAGTTCCATTGCACGCAGTCTCGGAGCTCGCAGCACCAACTATGACATGCCACCGGGCAGCGAATGCCTGCGCCGTGAACTTGCGCGCCGCTCGCTTGATTGGGGCTGTGCGCTACAGCCTGAGGAATTCATCATCACCAACGGATGCACGGAAGCGCTCTCCCTCGCCCTACGAGCCGTATGTTCACCAGGCGACACCGTGGTGGTGGAGTCACCCACCTACTTTGGTCTCACCTGCATTCTCCGCGAACTGCAGCTCAAAGCCCTGCCCATTCCGGTCGACAGTCAGAACGGCCTGGATCTCGATGCGCTCGAAACCTGCCTGCGCCGGAACAAGGTGGCCGCGTGCGCTTTGATTCCCAACTTCCACAATCCCGTGGGCTACGTGATGCCCGAGGACCGCAAGCGACGTCTCCTGGAGATCGTCGGCAAGCGGGATATCCCCGTCATCGAGGATGACATCTACGGTGAGCTCAATCACACCGGCGACCGGCCGCGCTGCCTGAAGGCCTTTGACCGGGACGGCCTCGTGGTGCTGTGCAGCTCCTTCTCGAAGAACCTCGCACCCGGCTATCGAGTGGGTTATGTCTCGGCGGGTCGCTGGCACGCCAAAGTGATGCGCCTGAAGATCGCGTACTCACTGGCGAATGCGACTCTTCCCTCATTGGTCATCTCTGAGTATCTGAGAAATGGGGGCTATGATCGCTACCTGCGCACTTTGCGACAGACCTACCGCCAGCAGGTGGAGCGCATGCGCGAAGCCGTAGTGCACAGTTTCCCCGAAGGTATCGGCCTCTCCCGTCCGCAGGGGAACTTTGTCTTGTGGTGCGAGCTCCCTCCACAGGTGGATTCGCTGGTGCTCTTCAAGCAGGCCTTGCGAGCAGGCATCAGCATCGCACCAGGTCCATTGTTCTCACCGGACGGCGGATTCAGCAACTGCCTGCGGCTCAATTGCGGCTACCCCATGACTCCCACCGTGGAGCGCGCCGTAACCGTGCTGGGACAGCTTGCGAAGCAACTGGCGCGCAGCTAA
- a CDS encoding efflux RND transporter periplasmic adaptor subunit — MKAIACTLLAVTGAAALSSCGKSGPQGPAAPPPPAVVVATVIKKDVPIYVDNVAQTEAFQTVEIRARVQGFLTQAPFREGGLVKQGALLFEIDPKPYQAIVEEAKANVSKTEATLSRANADVERLRPLVKQSAISQQDLDNAISTAKVAEADMLGAKASLKKAELDLGYTQMKAPFDGIIGERQVDVGNYVGSTGGSTLLATVSTVDPMRAVFHVSESSFLRFQKRFLGDDEARERHSESMQFQLLLGDGSTYPQIGRFDFADRALDARAGTLKVVVTFPNKEGLLRPGQFARVRAKPEDRPGAILIPQRAVSTTQSIKFVFVVGEGNKVEQRPVQITDRVEDLFVVSEGVKEGERVIIEGIQKARPGMVVTPMTQPSTPAAPPPAAASPASSAPQDKKEADAMPAKSETPAAK; from the coding sequence ATGAAAGCGATCGCCTGCACTCTCCTGGCCGTCACCGGCGCCGCAGCACTGTCATCGTGTGGCAAAAGTGGTCCACAAGGTCCCGCGGCACCGCCTCCACCAGCCGTGGTGGTGGCCACGGTCATCAAGAAGGACGTGCCCATCTACGTGGACAATGTGGCGCAGACCGAAGCGTTTCAGACGGTGGAGATCCGCGCCCGGGTGCAGGGCTTCTTGACTCAAGCGCCCTTCCGGGAAGGTGGACTTGTGAAACAGGGGGCGCTGTTGTTTGAGATCGATCCCAAGCCCTACCAGGCCATCGTGGAGGAAGCGAAGGCCAATGTGAGCAAGACAGAGGCAACGCTCTCCCGTGCCAATGCGGATGTGGAGCGCCTGCGTCCTCTCGTGAAGCAGAGCGCCATTTCGCAGCAGGATCTGGACAATGCCATCTCCACTGCAAAAGTTGCTGAGGCGGACATGCTGGGTGCGAAAGCCTCGCTGAAAAAGGCGGAGTTGGATCTGGGGTACACGCAGATGAAGGCCCCCTTTGATGGCATCATCGGGGAGCGCCAGGTGGACGTGGGAAACTACGTGGGCAGCACCGGCGGCTCCACCCTGCTGGCCACGGTGTCCACCGTGGATCCCATGAGAGCGGTATTCCACGTTTCCGAGTCCAGTTTCCTCCGCTTTCAAAAGCGCTTCCTGGGTGATGACGAGGCAAGGGAGCGGCACAGTGAATCGATGCAGTTCCAGTTGCTCCTCGGGGACGGTTCCACGTATCCACAGATCGGGAGGTTTGATTTTGCGGATCGTGCCCTGGATGCCCGCGCTGGAACCCTGAAAGTGGTGGTGACCTTCCCAAACAAAGAGGGGCTCCTCCGGCCCGGACAGTTTGCCCGTGTGCGCGCAAAGCCGGAGGATCGTCCCGGCGCCATTCTTATTCCGCAGCGGGCGGTCTCCACAACGCAGAGCATCAAGTTTGTGTTTGTGGTGGGAGAGGGGAACAAGGTGGAACAGCGACCGGTGCAAATCACCGACCGTGTTGAAGATCTCTTCGTGGTGTCTGAAGGAGTCAAGGAAGGTGAGCGTGTGATCATTGAAGGCATTCAAAAGGCCCGCCCGGGAATGGTGGTGACTCCGATGACGCAGCCCTCGACGCCTGCCGCTCCGCCGCCAGCCGCAGCAAGTCCTGCCTCATCGGCACCGCAGGATAAAAAGGAGGCGGACGCTATGCCCGCCAAGTCGGAAACGCCCGCCGCGAAATAA
- a CDS encoding DUF1501 domain-containing protein: MQTTASAFPHRLFSRREALMTVSSGIGYLAFAALAQTAAAKGGDALVSKAPHFPARAKRIIFLTMRGGPSHVDLFDYKPDLIKGSGKSATLGRDSAGAKLLGPAHPFTQHGKSGLWITDRYPHLAKHADDLCIINSMHTDLPNHAQAFAQMHTGSFQFVRPSLGAWTLYGLGSENDNLPGFITLNPPADNGGALNYGSAFLPAICQGTRIGGSQLPDLYAAFLKRDDTPGPPMKNIANSKLSSSTQRAQIDLIRSLNQHKLEREQWQPEIEGAIESFELAFRMQSEVPGVLEIRDEPESVRKLYGIGEGKDQFARQCLLARRLAEAGVRFIEIAAPANWDHHALLKDNLAKACEATDKPIAALLTDLKQRGMLKDTLVVWAGEFGRTPYAQANDGRDHNNKGYSIWMAGGGVKGGMNYGATDEIGYKASVNPMHIHDWHATMLHLLGLDHTKLTFNYAGRNFRLTNVSGEVAQGLLA, encoded by the coding sequence ATGCAAACGACTGCTTCCGCTTTTCCGCACCGCTTGTTTTCGCGTCGCGAGGCCTTGATGACCGTCTCCTCGGGCATCGGCTATCTGGCATTCGCCGCGCTGGCACAGACGGCGGCAGCGAAAGGTGGGGATGCTCTTGTCTCGAAGGCGCCGCATTTCCCTGCGCGGGCGAAGCGCATCATCTTCCTCACCATGCGCGGCGGTCCCTCGCATGTGGATCTGTTCGACTACAAGCCTGACCTCATCAAGGGCAGTGGCAAATCCGCTACACTCGGGCGCGATTCTGCAGGAGCAAAACTTCTCGGACCCGCGCATCCCTTCACCCAGCATGGGAAGTCCGGCCTGTGGATCACAGACAGATATCCACATCTCGCGAAGCATGCAGATGATTTGTGCATCATCAACTCCATGCACACGGACCTGCCGAATCACGCGCAGGCCTTCGCGCAGATGCACACGGGAAGTTTCCAGTTCGTGCGGCCTTCGTTGGGGGCATGGACCTTGTATGGCCTTGGCAGTGAGAATGACAACCTGCCGGGCTTCATCACCTTGAATCCACCGGCGGACAACGGCGGCGCCTTGAACTATGGCAGCGCCTTCCTGCCCGCCATCTGCCAGGGTACACGCATCGGTGGCAGCCAGCTGCCGGACTTGTACGCCGCTTTCCTGAAGCGCGACGACACTCCGGGACCGCCGATGAAGAACATCGCGAACAGCAAACTTTCATCCTCCACCCAGCGGGCGCAGATCGATCTCATCCGCAGTCTGAACCAGCACAAGCTGGAGCGCGAGCAGTGGCAGCCGGAAATCGAAGGGGCGATTGAATCCTTCGAACTTGCCTTCCGCATGCAGTCTGAAGTGCCCGGGGTGCTGGAGATTCGAGATGAGCCGGAGAGTGTGCGCAAGCTCTACGGCATCGGTGAAGGAAAGGATCAGTTCGCCCGCCAGTGCCTGCTGGCCCGCCGCCTTGCAGAAGCAGGAGTGAGGTTCATCGAGATCGCGGCCCCGGCGAACTGGGACCACCATGCCCTGCTGAAAGACAATCTCGCAAAAGCGTGCGAGGCCACGGACAAGCCCATCGCGGCCCTGCTCACCGATTTGAAACAGCGTGGCATGCTGAAGGACACCCTGGTGGTGTGGGCCGGTGAGTTCGGTCGCACACCCTACGCTCAGGCGAATGATGGGCGCGATCACAACAACAAAGGCTACTCCATCTGGATGGCCGGCGGTGGTGTGAAAGGCGGCATGAACTACGGCGCCACGGATGAGATTGGCTACAAGGCATCGGTCAATCCCATGCACATCCATGACTGGCACGCGACCATGCTGCACCTGCTGGGGCTGGATCACACAAAACTGACCTTCAACTACGCCGGGCGGAATTTCCGGCTGACAAATGTGAGCGGTGAAGTGGCTCAAGGCCTTCTGGCCTAA
- a CDS encoding efflux RND transporter permease subunit, which translates to MAHFFIQRRVFAMVLSILIVLVGYLGLRSLPIARYPNMTPPTIQVTATYPGASSKVVEETVTTPLEQEINGAEDMIYMSSSSTSDGQCSIKVTFKVGKNIDDAAVDVQNRVARAQPKLPADVTKNGITVTKQSPDMLLVFALSSPDGTYDDLFLNNYAFLNLQSELARVQGVGAVQIFTQKDYSMRVWLQPDKLAKLGLTANDVSRALQEQNVQAAAGQIGSPPAAKGAEFQFSVNVKGRLVDPEEFGDIVILTLQDGTVVRIRDVARTELGGKDYTSFGRINGSPAALIGIFQLPTANALDTANAAKARMDLLAESLPPGMKVAVSFDTTKFVTASIEEVLHTLLEAFVLVVVVVFVFLGNWRATLIPMLAVPVSLIGTFAIFGPLGFSINTLTLFALVLAIGLVVDDAIVVVEAVEHHIEKGLSPLQATQRAMTEVSGPVIAIALVLCSVFVPVSFMGGITGKLYQQFAITLSVSVLISALVALTLTPALCVMLLRHRNPSKGPVGRALAAFNRFFDRVTGTYVSICRRLIRFGIISVVLLAAIYLGAVGLLKRLPTSFLPDEDMGYIFVVTTLPDGASQERTDRVLRKVEDILKQTPGVSDVITIGGLNLLSGARSSNSGACIVSLKDWSERTKPEEQVAHIVPSVYAKVSQIPEAMIIPTSPPPIQGLGNAGGVQFELQDRSGRTPEELQQVADQFLGAVSQKPGIARAFTFYSTRVPQLSVDLDRDKIKTLGIPLDSVFGALQSYLGGLYVNDLTLFGRSFQVKVQAEPSYRMNPEDINNIYVRSADGSMVPFSTFAKVESATGADLLPHYNVYRNAEITASAAPGFSSGQVISTMEQVAKEQLPDGYGYEWTGTALQEKQAGGQQTTILALALLFVFLVLAAQYESWAVPFAVLFGLPIGVFGAFLGAWLRGLTNDVYVQIGLVMLIGLAAKNAILIVEFAKVRRENGMDIEEAALEGAKLRLRPIVMTSLAFILGVVPLVLSSGAGAASRQSLGTAVCFGMTTATVVGVFFIPWLYVVVQRLAEKISGPPKKEPTGMEIEAATAANA; encoded by the coding sequence ATGGCCCATTTCTTCATCCAGCGTCGTGTCTTTGCGATGGTGCTCTCCATCCTCATCGTGTTGGTGGGGTATCTTGGATTGCGTTCCCTTCCCATCGCACGTTATCCGAATATGACGCCGCCGACCATCCAGGTCACGGCGACGTATCCCGGCGCCAGCTCGAAGGTGGTGGAGGAAACAGTGACCACACCACTGGAGCAGGAAATCAATGGAGCGGAGGACATGATCTACATGTCCAGCAGCAGCACGAGTGATGGGCAATGCAGCATCAAGGTCACCTTCAAGGTGGGCAAGAACATCGATGACGCTGCGGTGGATGTGCAGAACCGCGTGGCACGTGCGCAACCCAAGCTGCCGGCGGACGTGACGAAGAATGGCATCACCGTGACGAAGCAGTCGCCGGACATGCTGCTTGTGTTTGCCCTGAGCTCTCCGGATGGGACCTACGATGACCTCTTCCTGAACAACTATGCCTTCCTGAACCTGCAATCCGAACTGGCACGTGTGCAGGGGGTGGGCGCGGTGCAGATCTTCACGCAGAAGGACTACTCCATGCGTGTGTGGCTCCAGCCGGACAAGCTGGCCAAGCTGGGCCTCACTGCGAATGACGTGTCGCGCGCGCTGCAAGAACAAAACGTGCAGGCTGCCGCGGGTCAAATCGGATCGCCTCCAGCCGCGAAGGGCGCGGAGTTCCAGTTTTCGGTAAACGTGAAGGGACGGCTCGTCGACCCGGAGGAGTTTGGCGACATTGTGATCCTGACGTTGCAGGATGGCACCGTGGTGCGCATCCGCGATGTGGCACGCACGGAGCTTGGGGGGAAGGACTACACCAGCTTTGGTCGCATCAATGGTTCGCCGGCTGCGCTCATCGGGATCTTCCAGCTTCCCACAGCGAATGCACTGGATACGGCCAATGCGGCGAAGGCGCGCATGGATCTGCTTGCTGAGTCCTTGCCGCCAGGAATGAAGGTCGCGGTGAGTTTTGACACCACCAAGTTCGTGACTGCATCGATTGAGGAGGTGCTCCACACACTGCTGGAGGCATTCGTGCTGGTGGTGGTGGTGGTGTTCGTCTTCCTGGGGAACTGGCGTGCGACCTTGATTCCGATGCTGGCGGTGCCTGTGTCGCTGATCGGCACATTCGCCATCTTTGGACCGCTGGGCTTTTCCATCAATACACTTACCCTCTTTGCGCTGGTGCTGGCCATTGGCCTGGTGGTGGATGATGCCATCGTGGTGGTGGAGGCGGTGGAGCACCACATTGAGAAGGGCTTGAGCCCGCTGCAGGCCACCCAGCGGGCGATGACAGAAGTATCCGGTCCAGTGATCGCCATCGCGCTGGTGCTCTGCTCGGTGTTCGTCCCCGTGTCCTTCATGGGCGGTATCACAGGGAAGCTGTATCAGCAGTTTGCCATCACACTTTCCGTGTCAGTACTGATCTCTGCTCTGGTAGCGCTCACATTGACGCCGGCTCTGTGCGTGATGCTCCTGCGGCATCGCAATCCGTCCAAAGGACCGGTGGGCAGGGCGCTGGCGGCGTTCAATCGCTTCTTCGATCGAGTGACGGGCACTTATGTGAGCATTTGCCGCAGGCTGATTCGCTTCGGCATCATTTCGGTGGTCTTGCTGGCAGCGATCTATCTTGGAGCCGTGGGGCTGTTGAAACGTCTGCCAACCTCCTTCCTGCCGGACGAAGACATGGGCTATATCTTCGTGGTCACCACGCTGCCGGATGGAGCCTCTCAAGAGCGCACCGATCGCGTGCTGCGCAAGGTGGAGGATATCCTGAAGCAGACGCCGGGCGTAAGCGATGTCATCACCATCGGTGGTCTGAACTTGCTCAGCGGTGCGCGCAGTTCCAACTCGGGAGCTTGCATCGTGTCCCTGAAAGATTGGAGTGAGCGCACCAAGCCTGAAGAGCAGGTGGCGCACATTGTGCCGTCGGTCTATGCCAAGGTGAGCCAGATTCCTGAGGCGATGATTATTCCTACCTCGCCCCCGCCCATCCAGGGCCTGGGGAATGCAGGTGGGGTGCAATTTGAATTGCAGGATCGCAGCGGTCGCACGCCGGAGGAACTGCAGCAGGTGGCAGATCAGTTCCTTGGTGCAGTATCGCAGAAGCCGGGCATCGCCCGAGCCTTCACCTTCTACAGCACGCGGGTACCGCAGCTCTCCGTGGATCTGGACCGTGACAAGATCAAAACGCTGGGCATCCCGCTCGACAGTGTGTTTGGGGCGCTGCAGTCCTACCTCGGTGGGCTTTATGTGAACGACCTCACGCTCTTCGGACGCAGCTTTCAAGTGAAGGTGCAGGCGGAGCCGAGCTACCGGATGAATCCGGAGGACATCAACAACATCTATGTGCGCAGTGCGGATGGCAGCATGGTGCCATTCAGCACCTTCGCCAAGGTGGAGTCCGCGACCGGCGCGGATCTGCTGCCCCACTACAACGTGTACCGCAATGCGGAGATCACTGCGTCTGCGGCGCCGGGATTCAGCTCGGGGCAGGTGATTTCCACCATGGAGCAAGTGGCCAAGGAACAACTGCCGGATGGATACGGCTACGAGTGGACCGGCACCGCGCTTCAGGAGAAACAAGCCGGTGGCCAGCAGACGACCATTCTCGCGCTGGCACTGCTCTTTGTCTTCCTGGTGCTGGCGGCGCAGTATGAGAGCTGGGCGGTGCCATTCGCCGTGTTGTTTGGCCTGCCCATCGGTGTCTTTGGTGCCTTCCTCGGCGCGTGGCTGCGGGGACTGACCAATGATGTCTATGTACAGATTGGCCTCGTGATGCTCATCGGCCTCGCGGCGAAGAATGCGATTCTCATCGTGGAGTTTGCCAAGGTGCGGCGTGAGAATGGGATGGACATTGAAGAAGCTGCACTGGAAGGCGCCAAGCTCCGTCTGCGACCCATCGTGATGACGTCACTGGCCTTCATTCTCGGCGTGGTACCTCTCGTGCTCTCCAGTGGCGCGGGTGCCGCCAGCCGCCAGAGCCTGGGGACGGCGGTCTGCTTTGGTATGACCACTGCCACGGTGGTGGGTGTGTTCTTCATCCCGTGGCTGTATGTCGTGGTGCAGCGACTGGCGGAGAAGATCAGCGGTCCTCCCAAGAAGGAACCCACTGGCATGGAGATTGAGGCGGCGACAGCGGCGAACGCGTGA